The Balneolaceae bacterium DNA segment CTGATTTTTGTCATCGTAGAAAAGTGCATTATCAATTCCGGCATAACCAGGACTTAAACTTCGCTTAAAGATGATGGTTCGTTTGGCTTCATCAACATTCAGAATCGGCATTCCATAAATAGGACTTCCGGGGGATGTTTTTGCAGCCGGATTTACCACATCATTAGCCCCGATAATCAGAACTACATCCGTGGATGAGAATTCAGGATTAATCTCTTCCAAATCGTAAAGTTCATCGTACGGTACATCTGCTTCAGCCAATAACACATTCATATGGCCCGGCATTCGTCCCGCAACAGGGTGAATAGCATATTTTACTTCAACTCCTTTTTCTTCGAGCAGGTTGGCAACTTCCTTCAATACATGCTGTGCCTGTGCTACAGCCAATCCATAACCGGGAGCAATCACTACTTTTTTGGCATATGAACACTGAATAGCCACATCATCGGCAAAGGTCTGTTGAACGGTTTTGTCAGAATCACCTGTTGCAGCCGGGCCTTCATCGCTGCCGCCAAAAGCACCAAAGAGAACATTAGGTAAAGTACGGTTCATCGCTTTACACATGATGTTGGTAAGAATCAAACCGGCTGCTCCTACCAGTGCACCACTGATAATCAGAAGATTGTTTCCAAGTACAAACCCGGCCATCGAGGCAGCAATTCCAGAGTAGGAGTTCAACAGGGATATGACTACCGGCATATCGGCGCCGCCAATCGGGAGTACTGTTAACACACCAATCAACAATGCCAAACCAAAAAGGCACCAAAAAATAACCTGATTTGTCGGATCAACAGTAAACCATCCAACAAGAACCAGGGCAATGGCAGTTAGAAGTAGATTGATGATATTCTGACCGGGAAGGGCAATTCGGCCTCCTCCGATAAATCCTTTCAATTTTCCGAAGGCGATATAACTTCCAGTGAAGGTAATGGAACCAATGAGGATACTTAAACCTGTGGTTACAAGAGACTGAATATCAAAAAGTGTGGCATCCAGCCGGGCCAGTTCTCCCCAGGCTACGAGTGCTGAGGCACCACCGCCAAAACCGTTGAAGATAGCCACCATCTCCGGCATCGCGGTCATTTCCACTTTTTTGGCTGCAAATGCACCAATCACGGATCCGATAACAACTCCGGCAATAATCAATTCAAAGCTTACAATTTCCTGATCGAAAAGTGTGACGGCAACACCAATAAACATTCCTAAGGATGCAAGCTGATTTCCGGATCTCGCAGTTGCAGGAGATCCCAGCCGTTTGATCCCAATGATAAAAAATCCAGTGGCGACCAGGTAGATTAACTGAATAACATTTGGTAAAAAGGATTGAATGGCTTCAGGTAAAAACTGGCTCATTGATCATCCTCCTTTTTTTTAAACATTTCGAGCATACGGTCGGTAACCATAAATCCCCCAACCACATTAATGGTGGCAAAGATGATGGCGGCAAAACCGATCCAGTGCGAGAATGCACTTCCGGAAGCTCCGGAAATAATTAAAGCACCGATAAGTGTGATTCCCGAAATAGCATTTGCACCCGACATGAGGGGTGTATGTAGTGTTGGAGGTACCTTTGAGATTAGTTCAAAGCCTACAAAAGAAGCCAGAACAAAAATAAATAGATTAAAAATCAGATCTTCCATGTTAAAAGTATTG contains these protein-coding regions:
- a CDS encoding NAD(P)(+) transhydrogenase (Re/Si-specific) subunit beta: MSQFLPEAIQSFLPNVIQLIYLVATGFFIIGIKRLGSPATARSGNQLASLGMFIGVAVTLFDQEIVSFELIIAGVVIGSVIGAFAAKKVEMTAMPEMVAIFNGFGGGASALVAWGELARLDATLFDIQSLVTTGLSILIGSITFTGSYIAFGKLKGFIGGGRIALPGQNIINLLLTAIALVLVGWFTVDPTNQVIFWCLFGLALLIGVLTVLPIGGADMPVVISLLNSYSGIAASMAGFVLGNNLLIISGALVGAAGLILTNIMCKAMNRTLPNVLFGAFGGSDEGPAATGDSDKTVQQTFADDVAIQCSYAKKVVIAPGYGLAVAQAQHVLKEVANLLEEKGVEVKYAIHPVAGRMPGHMNVLLAEADVPYDELYDLEEINPEFSSTDVVLIIGANDVVNPAAKTSPGSPIYGMPILNVDEAKRTIIFKRSLSPGYAGIDNALFYDDKNQMFFGDAKKSLQELATAIKELD
- a CDS encoding NAD(P) transhydrogenase subunit alpha; this encodes MEDLIFNLFIFVLASFVGFELISKVPPTLHTPLMSGANAISGITLIGALIISGASGSAFSHWIGFAAIIFATINVVGGFMVTDRMLEMFKKKEDDQ